In a single window of the Romeriopsis navalis LEGE 11480 genome:
- a CDS encoding PEP-CTERM sorting domain-containing protein — LNGWDYAIAGEGNGTGGSVFDYRGIAIKDNGDSITVALNSNMDLQGKVWGRRREVINHGDMFFNFTGKSFKEASDAGELVGINFAQYGSQTGAASTGVYTGVSAKNTTRQNYGWHNLNSWKNAVKHDDGSNNNSYGDLTSDNSYFAGQHTGTKTILNAIDSGTKVGNISMLLSNDLSSQGLDFGHFGADGTQTFGFTFQKTDDFKIGSYVANLFMECGNDGVAIAGALKHGDKKVPEPAMMLGLAGVSGLGLMRRRRQRKG; from the coding sequence TTGAATGGCTGGGACTACGCCATTGCGGGTGAAGGGAATGGTACAGGCGGTAGCGTGTTTGATTATCGCGGGATTGCGATTAAAGATAACGGTGACTCGATTACGGTTGCGCTCAACAGTAATATGGACCTCCAAGGTAAAGTCTGGGGCCGTCGTCGCGAAGTCATCAATCATGGTGATATGTTCTTCAACTTCACTGGCAAGAGCTTCAAGGAAGCCAGTGATGCGGGTGAGCTTGTCGGTATTAACTTTGCGCAATACGGTTCGCAAACTGGTGCGGCTTCTACTGGTGTCTACACCGGTGTGAGTGCGAAGAATACCACGCGTCAAAACTACGGTTGGCATAACCTGAATAGTTGGAAGAATGCGGTCAAGCATGATGATGGTTCCAACAACAACTCCTACGGTGACTTGACCTCTGATAACAGCTACTTTGCGGGTCAGCATACGGGTACGAAGACTATCCTGAATGCGATTGATTCGGGTACGAAAGTCGGGAATATCTCGATGCTTTTGAGCAATGATCTGAGTTCTCAGGGCCTTGATTTTGGCCATTTCGGTGCGGATGGTACACAGACGTTTGGTTTCACCTTCCAGAAAACGGATGACTTCAAGATTGGCTCCTACGTTGCGAACTTGTTTATGGAGTGTGGTAACGATGGTGTCGCGATCGCAGGAGCGTTGAAGCACGGCGATAAGAAAGTACCGGAGCCCGCAATGATGTTGGGTCTGGCAGGAGTCAGTGGTTTGGGCTTGATGCGTCGTCGTCGCCAGCGCAAAGGCTAG
- a CDS encoding ParA family protein: MAFVIATTNMKGGVGKTTMTVNLAASLAKDQNKRVLIVDLDTQISATLSLMPPGEFAKLRADKRSLRYLIHRAILSDPDLFNQARDTICNYRCNVPGLSLLPGDIDLYDEFLVSEMLHRRAVQQGEMDFEAVWNGFERNLVRSILNTVHSEYDIIILDCAPGYNLITRSALLASDFYLIPARPEPLSLIGIQLLERRIARLKEAHKADPSVNLQMLGIVFSVSNNFLTGRYYKQVMKRLNDDFSHTKLFNVRIPMDVNVSKAVDSFTPVVLSNPKCPGGKAFKQLGEEFMQKLNVLARVNEPASKFALTNLGD, translated from the coding sequence ATGGCATTCGTCATCGCAACGACCAATATGAAGGGCGGCGTGGGCAAGACCACGATGACAGTCAACTTGGCCGCTTCCCTGGCGAAGGATCAAAACAAACGCGTGCTGATTGTTGATCTCGATACACAGATCAGCGCCACGCTAAGTTTGATGCCCCCTGGCGAATTTGCGAAGCTCCGCGCCGATAAGCGATCGTTGCGCTACCTGATTCACCGCGCCATTCTGTCGGACCCAGATCTGTTTAATCAGGCCCGAGATACCATCTGCAATTACCGCTGTAATGTCCCAGGCTTAAGCCTTTTACCCGGGGATATCGATCTGTATGACGAATTTTTAGTTTCCGAGATGTTGCATCGTCGAGCTGTCCAACAAGGCGAGATGGACTTCGAAGCTGTCTGGAACGGCTTTGAGCGTAACCTCGTCCGCAGCATTCTCAACACCGTGCATTCGGAATACGACATTATCATCCTCGACTGCGCCCCAGGATACAACTTGATCACACGGAGTGCGCTGTTAGCCAGTGATTTTTACCTGATTCCGGCTCGGCCCGAGCCCTTATCCTTGATCGGGATTCAGTTACTAGAACGGCGAATTGCGCGGTTGAAAGAAGCCCATAAGGCGGATCCCAGTGTCAACTTGCAAATGTTGGGCATCGTCTTCTCCGTCTCGAATAATTTCCTCACTGGCCGTTATTACAAGCAAGTAATGAAGCGCCTGAACGATGACTTCAGTCATACAAAGCTATTCAATGTGCGGATTCCCATGGATGTGAATGTTTCCAAAGCCGTTGATTCGTTCACACCAGTTGTCCTCAGCAACCCCAAATGTCCGGGGGGCAAGGCATTTAAACAACTCGGCGAGGAGTTTATGCAAAAACTCAATGTCTTGGCCCGCGTAAATGAACCAGCGAGCAAGTTCGCCCTGACAAATTTAGGGGATTAG
- a CDS encoding Npun_F5749 family FMN-dependent PPOX-type flavoprotein — protein MGESAALAPWRSPLSRALHRNRSLVYARYAQLATVTQDGKPANRTIVFRGFVDQAVAGHCNDLKFITDRRSQKTSQIEPQPAGELCWYFPKTREQFRLSGPLMIVGTATADTSDAAWQKLRRTTWHNLSDNARSSFAWPSPKADRDDESAFTPEPLDAQQPLDDFCLLLLTPIAVDHLELKGNPQNRCLYTRENGVWKQRSVNP, from the coding sequence ATGGGTGAATCTGCTGCTCTCGCACCTTGGCGATCACCCCTATCCAGAGCATTACACCGCAACCGATCGCTAGTTTATGCCCGCTATGCCCAATTAGCGACAGTTACACAAGATGGCAAACCGGCGAATCGAACAATCGTCTTTCGGGGATTTGTCGATCAGGCAGTCGCAGGGCATTGTAATGACTTGAAATTTATTACCGATCGGCGCAGTCAGAAAACCAGCCAGATTGAGCCACAACCAGCAGGTGAGCTGTGCTGGTATTTTCCCAAGACGCGTGAGCAGTTTCGGCTGAGCGGTCCCCTGATGATCGTGGGAACAGCAACCGCCGACACATCCGATGCCGCCTGGCAAAAACTCCGGCGCACCACCTGGCATAACCTCTCGGATAATGCTCGTTCCAGTTTTGCATGGCCATCCCCGAAGGCCGATCGCGACGACGAAAGCGCCTTTACACCTGAGCCATTAGACGCCCAGCAACCACTGGATGATTTTTGTTTGCTGCTACTGACACCGATCGCCGTTGATCATCTCGAACTCAAAGGCAATCCCCAAAATCGCTGCCTCTACACCCGCGAAAATGGGGTGTGGAAGCAGCGATCGGTGAATCCATAA